A single Panthera uncia isolate 11264 chromosome E2 unlocalized genomic scaffold, Puncia_PCG_1.0 HiC_scaffold_19, whole genome shotgun sequence DNA region contains:
- the RAB4B gene encoding ras-related protein Rab-4B isoform X2 — protein MAETYDFLFKFLVIGSAGTGKSCLLHQFIENKFKQDSNHTIGVEFGSRVVNVGGKTVKLQIWDTAGQERFRSVTRSYYRGAAGALLVYDITSRETYNSLAAWLTDARTLASPNIVVILCGNKKDLDPEREVTFLEASRFAQENELMFLETSALTGENVEEAFLKCARTILNKIDSGELDPERMGSGIQYGDASLRQLRQPRSAQAVAPQPCGC, from the exons ATGGCCGAGACCTACG ACTTCCTCTTCAAATTCCTGGTGATTGGCAGCGCAGGAACTGGAAAATCATGTCTCCTTCATCAGTTCATTGAGAATAAGT tCAAACAGGACTCCAACCACACAATCGGCGTGGAGTTTGGATCTCGTGTGGTCAACGTGGGTGGGAAGACTGTGAAGCTACAGATTTGGGACACAGCCGGCCAGGAGCGGTTTCG GTCGGTGACACGGAGTTATTACCGAGGCGCGGCTGGAGCTCTGCTGGTGTATGACATCACCAG CCGGGAGACCTACAACTCGCTGGCTGCCTGGCTGACGGATGCCCGCACGCTGGCCAGCCCCAACATCGTGGTCATCCTCTGTGGCAACAAAAAGGACCTGGACCCGGAGCGTGAGGTCACTTTCCTGGAGGCCTCCCGCTTTGCCCAGGAGAACG AGCTAATGTTCCTGGAGACTAGTGCCCTCACGGGTGAGAACGTGGAGGAGGCTTTCCTGAAGTGTGCCCGCACCATCCTGAACAAGATCGACTCAG gtgAACTCGACCCCGAGAGGATGGGCTCAGGCATTCAGTATGGGGACGCATCCCTCCGCCAGCTGCGGCAGCCTCGGAGTGCCCAGGCCGTGGCCCCTCAGCCCTGTGGCTGCTGA
- the SNRPA gene encoding U1 small nuclear ribonucleoprotein A: MAVPETRPNHTIYINNLNEKIKKDELKKSLYAIFSQFGQILDILVSRSLKMRGQAFVIFKEVSSATNALRSMQGFPFYDKPMRIQYAKTDSDIIAKMKGTFVERDRKREKRKPKSQETPAAKKAVQGGAAAPVVGAVQGPVPGMPPMTQAPRIMHHMPGQPPYMPPPGMIPPPGLAPGQIPPGAMPPQQLMPGQMPPAQPLSENPPNHILFLTNLPEETNELMLSMLFNQFPGFKEVRLVPGRHDIAFVEFDNEVQAGAARDALQGFKITQNNAMKISFAKK; encoded by the exons ATGGCAGTTCCCGAGACCCGCCCCAACCACACTATTTATATCAACAACCTCAACGAGAAGATCAAGAAGGATG AGCTGAAGAAGTCCCTGTACGCCATCTTCTCCCAGTTTGGCCAGATCCTGGATATCCTGGTTTCCCGAAGCCTGAAGATGAGGGGCCAGGCCTTTGTCATCTTCAAGGAGGTCAGCAGCGCCACCAACGCCCTGCGCTCCATGCAGGGCTTCCCCTTCTACGACAAGCCCATG CGCATTCAGTATGCCAAGACTGACTCGGATATCATTGCCAAGATGAAGGGCACCTTTGTGGAGCGGGACCGCAAGCGGGAGAAGAGGAAGCCCAAGAGCCAGGAGACCCCAGCTGCTAAGAAGGCCGTGCAGGGTGGGGCAGCCGCCCCCGTGGTGGGGGCTGTCCAGGGGCCTGTCCCG ggCATGCCCCCGATGACTCAGGCACCCCGCATCATGCACCACATGCCGGGCCAGCCTCCGTACATGCCACCGCCTGGCATGATCCCGCCTCCAGGCCTGGCGCCCGGCCAGATCCCACCAGGGGCCATGCCCCCCCAGCAACTTATGCCGGGGCAGATGCCACCTGCCCAGCCT CTTTCCGAAAATCCACCAAATCACATCTTGTTCCTCACCAACCTGCCCGAGGAGACCAACGAGCTCATGCTGTCCATGCTTTTCAACCA GTTCCCTGGCTTCAAGGAGGTCCGACTGGTCCCCGGGCGGCATGATATTGCATTCGTGGAGTTTGACAATGAGGTACAGGCAGGGGCTGCTCGTGATGCCCTGCAGGGCTTCAAGATCACCCAGAACAATGCCATGAAGATCTCCTTTGCCAAGAAGTAG
- the RAB4B gene encoding ras-related protein Rab-4B isoform X1 yields the protein MRMVLYRLRRTWRTGNLLSPCTASFLPPTPSQTGLQPHNRRGVWISCGQRGWEDCEATDLGHSRPGAVSRGAISGQTPASGVTGSPWPHRSVTRSYYRGAAGALLVYDITSRETYNSLAAWLTDARTLASPNIVVILCGNKKDLDPEREVTFLEASRFAQENELMFLETSALTGENVEEAFLKCARTILNKIDSGELDPERMGSGIQYGDASLRQLRQPRSAQAVAPQPCGC from the exons ATGAGAATGGTTTTGTACAGGCTGAGGAGGACTTGGAGGACAGGGAATCTTCTGAGCCCCTGCactgcctcttttctccctcccactcccagtCAAACAGGACTCCAACCACACAATCGGCGTGGAGTTTGGATCTCGTGTGGTCAACGTGGGTGGGAAGACTGTGAAGCTACAGATTTGGGACACAGCCGGCCAGGAGCGGTTTCG AGGGGGGCAATCTCAGGGCAGACCCCAGCCTCGGGGGTGACTGGGTCCCCCTGGCCCCACAGGTCGGTGACACGGAGTTATTACCGAGGCGCGGCTGGAGCTCTGCTGGTGTATGACATCACCAG CCGGGAGACCTACAACTCGCTGGCTGCCTGGCTGACGGATGCCCGCACGCTGGCCAGCCCCAACATCGTGGTCATCCTCTGTGGCAACAAAAAGGACCTGGACCCGGAGCGTGAGGTCACTTTCCTGGAGGCCTCCCGCTTTGCCCAGGAGAACG AGCTAATGTTCCTGGAGACTAGTGCCCTCACGGGTGAGAACGTGGAGGAGGCTTTCCTGAAGTGTGCCCGCACCATCCTGAACAAGATCGACTCAG gtgAACTCGACCCCGAGAGGATGGGCTCAGGCATTCAGTATGGGGACGCATCCCTCCGCCAGCTGCGGCAGCCTCGGAGTGCCCAGGCCGTGGCCCCTCAGCCCTGTGGCTGCTGA
- the MIA gene encoding melanoma-derived growth regulatory protein isoform X2 — protein MAGSPVFLGVIILLSAFSGPSVGGRAMPKLADRKLCADEECSYPISMAVALQDYVAPDCRFLTIHRGQVVYVFSKLKGRGRLFWGGSVQGDYYGDLAARLGYFPSSVVREDQTLKPGKIDVKTDKWDFYCQ, from the exons ATGGCTGGGTCGCCAGTGTTCCTTGGTGTCATCATTTTGCTGTCTGCCTTCTCAGGGCCTAGTGTCGGGGGTCGCGCCATGCCCAAGCTGGCTGACCGCAAGCTGTGTGCTGATGAGGAATGCAGCT ACCCCATCTCCATGGCTGTGGCCCTGCAAGACTACGTGGCCCCCGACTGCCGTTTCCTGACCATACACAGGGGCCAAGTCGTGTACGTCTTCTCCAAGCTGAAGGGCCGAGGGCGGCTCTTCTGGGGAGGCAGC GTTCAGGGAGATTACTATGGAGATTTAGCTGCTCGTCTGGGCTATTTCCCCAGTAGTGTCGTACGTGAAGACCAGACCCTGAAACCTGGCAAAATTGATGTGAAGACAGAT aaatgGGATTTCTACTGCCAGTGA
- the MIA gene encoding melanoma-derived growth regulatory protein isoform X1 has product MAGSPVFLGVIILLSAFSGPSVGGRAMPKLADRKLCADEECSYPISMAVALQDYVAPDCRFLTIHRGQVVYVFSKLKGRGRLFWGGSVSLGRTEEERVQGDYYGDLAARLGYFPSSVVREDQTLKPGKIDVKTDKWDFYCQ; this is encoded by the exons ATGGCTGGGTCGCCAGTGTTCCTTGGTGTCATCATTTTGCTGTCTGCCTTCTCAGGGCCTAGTGTCGGGGGTCGCGCCATGCCCAAGCTGGCTGACCGCAAGCTGTGTGCTGATGAGGAATGCAGCT ACCCCATCTCCATGGCTGTGGCCCTGCAAGACTACGTGGCCCCCGACTGCCGTTTCCTGACCATACACAGGGGCCAAGTCGTGTACGTCTTCTCCAAGCTGAAGGGCCGAGGGCGGCTCTTCTGGGGAGGCAGCGTGAGTCTTGggagaacagaagaggaaagg GTTCAGGGAGATTACTATGGAGATTTAGCTGCTCGTCTGGGCTATTTCCCCAGTAGTGTCGTACGTGAAGACCAGACCCTGAAACCTGGCAAAATTGATGTGAAGACAGAT aaatgGGATTTCTACTGCCAGTGA